The Stigmatella aurantiaca DW4/3-1 genome contains the following window.
TGGTCCACGCTCGCCCAAAGCGTAGCGCACCCCTTGCCCTGCCAGGGGCGGGAAGGTGGCGGGTAAGACAGGGACCTACGACGCGGCTCCGCCCGCGCTCGGTTGTCTAACCCGCATTCCCCGATAGACGAGGTTGTCATTCAGAATGAAGGTGGGGTATTCCCCATGCTGACGCGGAGCGTTGCGCGTCCTCGGGTGGACTACGGTCATGGATTTCGGCAAGGCGGGATGGCTCTCCTCGATCATTGAGGAGGCGGTAGCGGCACATCCGCATGGGTCGCCCTCCGCGCCGTCCCCGGGAACTCCGGACACCCGCTCTGGGCGGGCGCGGGCGCGGGCCTACCTGCGGCAATCCCTCCGGGTCAACGGCCTGCTCCAGGGGCCTTCGCTCGAGGACAAGGCGCCCAGCGCAGAGGCGGAGCGTCCCGCGGAGATGCGGTTGTTCCTGGCGCTGGTGCGCTCGTTGGCGCAGATGGGGCTGGACATCGCGCAGCTGGCCGTCGCCCCCGAGGGCCCGCGCGCGGAGCAGCTCTTCGTGCTGTTCGCGGTGTTCTCCGGCGAGTTGGACGTGGCCGCGGCCCTGGACGCGAAGATCCAGCACCACCACGAGGTGCCCAAGCGCCTGCACGGGAAGGTGGAGAGCGCGCTGGCGCGGCGCGCCCTGTCCCTGGCGGGAGATCCTGTCTATGGGCTGGTGCTCCACAATGGGGCGCTGTACGCGGATGCGCAGCTCTTTGGACGGCAGGCCATCGCCTACTTCTCGCGAGGCCAGCTTCAGCGCCCGGCGACGCAGCGGCGCATCGACTTCGTGGCGCGGCAGAAGGCGATCCTGGTGGAGGTGCTGGCGGGCCTTGCCGTCGCGGACCACAAGCCGAGCTATGCCTCGCGCCGCGCCATCCTCCGGCAGGTGGAAGGCTTGAGGTTGCCGGAGGCCATCGAGGCGGAGCTGCGCGGCGTGGTGAAGAAGGCGTTCGAGCACCCGGTGGACGTGCGGACGCTGGTGGCCGGTGTCCGCAGCCAGGACACGCGTCACTTCTTGCTGGAGCAGGCGCTGCTGGCCTCGCTGGTGGATGGGCAGCGCTCCCAGGGCGAGCGCGGCTTCATCCGGGAGCTGGCGGCCGCCTTGGGCGTGCCGGAGGCCGAGCTCCACCGGTTGGAGCTGGAGACGGTCGGTTTCTATGCCCGCAACCGCTCGATGGTGGACGTGTTCATCGAGCCGACCGCCGCGAGCATCCTGGGCGAGGACTTCATCCTCCGGATGCAGGCGGTGCTGGAGAAGAACTTCCAGGCCCTCATGCAGGAGGCACGGGAGACGGGCGACCTGGCCCTGCTGCTGGCCAAGGCGGTCCGGGGGCAGAAGCTGACGCCGGACGAGCGCCGGCGGATGCGGGAGCAGCTCATCGACGTGGCCAAGGTGATCCCCGCGCTGGCCATCTTCGCCGCGCCGGGAGGTGTGCTGCTGCTGCTGGCCGTGGCCAAGGTGCTGCACATCAACCTGTTGCCCAGCGCCTTCCAGGCGGTGGCCGTGCCGGCCAGTCAGCCCGCCGCGGCGGTTGGGGGCACGGCCAGCGAGCCTTCCCCGGCGAAGGTCTCGGCCCTGGCGCTGCCTCGGGAGGAGGAAGCACTCGAGGCTCCCTCCCAGAGCAGGCGTTGTGGGTGACGAGCGCCCGCCGGGCGGGAGTCGCTCGGGGTGAGTCGTCCCTGCGCGGATCGTGACGCGCGACGACAACGCGCTGCGTCTGATCGGTTTCCAACGCTCACCCTGGCCCCTCGTTCGACGGCCGGGCGCCCGCGTTTCTAGCATCGGCGCGCGCACGGCTTGCCCGGTCCATCCCGTTTGTTCATATCGTGCGTCTGCGCTTGTTGATCCCCTGGGCGCATTTGATCTCCCCAACACACACGAAAGCCAGGTCCCGCGATGACGAAGATCTATGAAGCCCCCGGTCAGCCGGGCAGCAAGATCCAGTTCTCCAGCCGCTATGGCAACTACATCGGAGGAGAGTTCACCCCCCCCGTGAAGGGCCAGTACTTCGAGAACATCTCGCCGGTGACGGGCCGTCCGTTCTGCGAGGTGGCCCGCTCCAACCACGAGGACATCGAGAAGGCGCTGGACGCGGCCCACAAGGCGAAGACCGCCTGGGGCAAGACGTCCGTCACCCAGCGCTCGGAGATCCTCCTCAAGATCGCCGACCGGATGCAGGCCAACCTGGAGATGCTCGCCGTGGGCGAGACGTGGGACAACGGCAAGCCCATCCGCGAGACGCTCGCGGCGGACCTCCCGCTCGCGATTGATCACTTCCGGTACTACGCCGGCTGCATCCGCGCCCAGGAAGGCACCATGGGCGAGCTGGACGAGAACACCGTCTCGTACCAGTTCCACGAGCCGCTGGGCGTCGT
Protein-coding sequences here:
- a CDS encoding TerB family tellurite resistance protein; translated protein: MDFGKAGWLSSIIEEAVAAHPHGSPSAPSPGTPDTRSGRARARAYLRQSLRVNGLLQGPSLEDKAPSAEAERPAEMRLFLALVRSLAQMGLDIAQLAVAPEGPRAEQLFVLFAVFSGELDVAAALDAKIQHHHEVPKRLHGKVESALARRALSLAGDPVYGLVLHNGALYADAQLFGRQAIAYFSRGQLQRPATQRRIDFVARQKAILVEVLAGLAVADHKPSYASRRAILRQVEGLRLPEAIEAELRGVVKKAFEHPVDVRTLVAGVRSQDTRHFLLEQALLASLVDGQRSQGERGFIRELAAALGVPEAELHRLELETVGFYARNRSMVDVFIEPTAASILGEDFILRMQAVLEKNFQALMQEARETGDLALLLAKAVRGQKLTPDERRRMREQLIDVAKVIPALAIFAAPGGVLLLLAVAKVLHINLLPSAFQAVAVPASQPAAAVGGTASEPSPAKVSALALPREEEALEAPSQSRRCG